CCACGCGAGAGTCACGCGGAAACCACGTGCGAGTCTCCGACTTGCTACTCTTCTCTATCCCACTCAGCCATTCTCCATCTGCACCTTTATACGCATGCTCAGACTCGTACACCGCACAGCTGCAGCAACCACTAGAACCGTCAGATCATACGCAAGAATGGCAGCACCCATATCCGTCGAATACACCCAGGACAGAGCCTCAGATCTCAGAGAGAACATTGCCGCTGTCCAGCAGGATATCGATAACGCTGCAGGTACAGGTGCCAAGGTATGCACTACAAATACACAAGAGATGCGACTGAACAGTCCACGCTAATTAGAAATAGCCCCGCTTGGTAGCTGTTTCCAAGCTAAAGCCCGCGTCTGACATCAAAGCTCTTTACGATGCCGGCTACCGTCATTTCGGGGAGAACTATATTCAGGAGATGGTAGAcaaggctgctgctgtgaGTCAGGCATACCTGTGCGTAAATCAAGCAGTCTCTAACTGTCAAGTAGCTGCCCGACGACATCAAGTGGCATTTCATCGGCTCTCTCCAAAGCAACAAATCGAAACTCGCTGCTTGTAcgctccttttcccattttCACTCAgtctttcttcttgactGACACCCCCGGATTTAGCTGTTCCAAACCTCTTTATCCTCGAGaccctctcctccaccaaaGTCGCCGACCTTCTCCAAAAatccctccctccctcccgTCAATCCAAACTCAACGTCTACCTCCAAGTCAACACCTCTGGCGAAGACTCCAAATCTGGGTTATCACCCCTTCCGAGCAACTCGGCCGAGCTCGTTGACCTAGCCATGCATGTGATTGAAAAATGCCCCGGACTAAAGTTGTTAGGCATTATGACTATCGGTTCTTGGGATGCCTCGCATGACCCAACGAAACCTAATCCTGATTTCGAATGTCTCAAGCGCACACGGACAGAGTTGGCAAAGGCTTTGGCGGAGAACGGTGTACAAGGTGCTCCCAAGGAGGACGAGCTGGAGTTGAGTATGGGTATGAGCGCCGATTTCGTACAGGCGATCAAAGAGGGTAGCAGCAGCGTCAGAGTAGGCACCAGAATATTCGGCGAGAGACCAAAGAAAAAGTAGAATATAACAAAATATTAGTAGGTGTGCAGATGTATGGGGCACTTGTATCTTATAATAATGATaatggagaaagaaaaaaaagtcgCTTGGTTTTCCTTGGTAATTAACTAGTAATACATTATCCTAACATTAATCGCTCTGTATTAGTCGTAACAAAAGTACAGGGAAAGAAACGCTGTTTATCGGAACGGGAACCCTCCTTGAGCCTGATcagggaagaaaaaaggggaGTCAGCAAATCTGCTATATTTTCCAATACCAGCAAATGTAAGAAACCACCACCACACACTCACCTCACCCGGCCCGACGTTCATCCAGAAATCCTGCAGATCCAACCCGACATTCGCCAATCCCATCGGATCATCCACTCCATTCCCACCTTGGCCAGCTCCACCAGCCGTACCGGCTGTTCCGAACCCAAACCAATCATCAAGCGTGGTGAACCCCAAGTTATGATGGTCGTTCATACCCAAATTCAAACCGTCTGATGACTGCGCCACACCAAATTCCATGAATGGCTGTTGGTGCGGCGGCGCGACGTATGGCGCAGACATTTCTGTAGAAGGACCCGTAGTAAAGGAGACTGGGGTTGTAGGGTATGGGAATGTGACTGGCTGAGTGTACTGCTGCAAGACCGGTAACTGCCACGTCGGCGTATTGACGGCGTGTTCGTTTGGCATAGCATGAGGCCGGGCAGGTTGAAATGTCGACGGCCGTGGGTCAAACTGTTGGGGCGGAGGCACTGTATTGGGAGAGGTAGAAGTCTGGGATGGACTGACGCGGACCTCTGGGGCCCGGTTTTGCGTACGAGGAAGTCTGACCGTCTGAGAGCCATTGGGGCTTTGAGTGCTTTTGACGTCTGATAACCCGGCAAGCTTATTGCGGAGTGCTTCGAGCTGCTTGCCGTATCGTACCGCGGGGTACTCTTCGTCTGTCGAGCACTGAGCAAAGCAAGTGCAAAGCCGGTCAATCAAATCAAGGGTTCTACAATCTTGTTCAGtacccaaaaaaaaagaaaaatggAGAATGTACTCACCTTTTGTGGTCCGCTCTGAGCATAGCCCCTGAGTAAATAGCTTTCAACAGCACAATCGCTCCATACGTGAACCACAATAAGAACCTTGAAGGCAGATAAGGCAGCGCTCCACCAGGGTACAGATTATCCACGCAAATGTGTATAAGTTCTCTCGCGGCGTCACACATTTGGAAAATGTATCGCGCATCGGGACTTTGAGCAGCACCCCGCGGGAAAAGACTGAGAGACGGTTTGGCGAGTTTTGTCGTACCTCCTTGTTCCTTGTGCCGTTGTTCCAAGAGTTTgtactcttcttcgcctcgGATAGTTGCCCGTTCGACGTGCGCTTGCTGCAAGAGACGTCAGTTGATAACATTATGTAAGTAGGCCAAGTAGGTACTGACGAAACTGAAGGCACATATATAGAGCTGTATGTAGTAGAACATGACCCAGACAGTGTCAGTGAGAGGGAACAGTGTCCATTTTTTACGTCGCCATAAAATCTTGAACCCATCCAGCGATCGTGCCATTTCGTCAATATATTTGAAGTACTCTCCGTAACTAACAACCATCAGCATTTCTCGGGTACTTGTCCCATAAAGaagacaaaaaaaaatttAAAAAAATACCTACACAACAAGTGACCTTGTTCTCGCCGCATTAGGATAAAGTACATCATGCGCGTtactcatcatcatcgtcagtTCCAGATACGCCTGTACCAAACTACCCAAGTCATCTTGTGGATGATCGCTATGAGGATCGCCAGGCCTGATTTCGCGTAAAAAGGGGAAATTGACGAGAGCAGCGGCAGGGCCAGTTTgagcagaggaagagtagCCTTGGAAACAGACTGCGCCACCTCGTGTCCAGAAACCTTTACCGAGTCGCATAGAGACACtaggaaaaaaaattagCGTTTGGAATAAAATCCAAAGCTAAAACTAATCAACTCACTGTCTGTCAAAAAGGTAGCAGTCTTGCCAAACAATCAGCATCACGTCAATTCGTGTAGGGACATGGTCGCACTCACAGACCCAAACCAACTTTGCCCTCTCCAACTCCAGCGTTCTCTCTGTCTCCGGTATCAACTGCAGACCCAACTTATCCAACCCCATCTCATACGCACTCCTCACCGCCAAACCTATCATCTGCCAAGCCTGCCTGTTCTCCACACCGTGCGGCTCTTCTATCGCATCCGTCTCGGTAGAATCATCAGACATCATCTCACGTGAAGTGCGTGGCAGGTTCTCGGCGAGTAAAAGGAGGGATTCGACGAGGCCTATGGTGGGTGGTTCACCGAGGCATTGGACTTTGGAGATCCACCTGCGCATGACTGCCCATGAGCGTTCATGgatctctctcatctctgGCGTGTTTTCCACCCGGCTcgaaatgatgatgatggtcgCCAAAAGGTATTTTTCGTTTTGGGCAAAGACGGATAATTGTTCAAGCGTCCTTGGGATGCCATCCGAGGGAATAATTGGCTAAAGTTTAGAGTTAGCATTTTCTGAATTTTGAGTTGAGCAATGCAAGAAGCGGAGACACTAACGAAAAAGTGATGGTGACACCTGAAAAACATGTCCACAAGTCTTGTCGTCTGCTCAACGCTGAGGATTCCCAATTTAACCAGAGGGAACTGCGCCAGCTTTGCCAGCtgcatttctttttccgGAGACGACGGCGCTCCCCTCATTTGCTGCTGATGACCTCCCATACCTGTAGAATCGACAGTGCCTGGCACGCTATGGCCGTCATGCCTATCAgatctctcttcttcaccatccctATTTGCTGCCTGACCACTAGCAAGCGCAAGGATCTGCAACGCATCACTCTCATTACGCATGTCTGCTACAACAATACTACTTGGATCGGCAGCGTGCAACGGTGGATTGGCCGTGCGTCTTCGTCtgggtgaaggaggagagtcTGGGTATCCTGTGGCTGTGTGAGACTGAACATTAGACAGTGTGGGTCGGGTCTGTGGAGTTGCATGGTCGGCGGAAAAGCTAGTTTGAGGAGACGATTGTGAACTGGAAGATGTATGGCCGAAATGCTGACGGTATCGAGCGGGTGGCGGAGAATGACCTAGAAGATTATGCACAGATGGATGTCGGGGCTGTGGAGGCGGTTGAGGGTACGGAAAAGTCTGGGAGGAATGTTCTTCGCCCGACGTAACTTCGGCTGTGGAACGACCCAGTGGGCGCGGCGGATCTTCGTCCTCTCTGGAAATGTCTTCTGAATCCGTACGTgccctcttcttgttgttTCCTCCCCGGCGAGAGGGAGCAAACACACATTCTCGGCTTTCGCGCTTGCATCGGCTGCatggcggagaagagggcgCGTCAATGTCTCCCTATGAAGATTGTGGATCAGCATGCGTATGGCGTAGATAGCGAGACCCGGAATACTTGCGAGATCGCACTTTGCTTTGCGAGACCTGCAGTGGAGGCTGTGAGGTGCGTGCTGGTGTCAGTACcgagaggaggatggcggTGGGCGGACCGCTGGGACTGGCTCTGTGAGTGGGTGCTTACCAAGCGCGGTATCCTCTCCTGATCTTTTCCCTCGAGGCTGCTGATAGATCATTCATTTGGGTCGCTGTGCATCTGcagggggaggaaggaaggaagaatgtaGAACGCATGCGAATCAGAGTAAACGAGAGATCACGATCTAGGCACGGCTTGTTGTTGCCCCATGTGACGCCGCCGCACTGCCGCCGGCGGCTTTTCGGTGCACCACTGTCCGTGCACAACTGTCCGTGCACAACTGTCCGTGCACAACTGTCCGTGCACAACTGTCCGTGCACACCTGTCCGTGCACTCTTCCACGCACACCACGGAAGCAATGGCAGACAACGCAGCAGCACCAGCACCGTAAGCGCCACCCCGCGCCCGCAGAGCACTTACTTCCGCAGCCTCTACCTCCCCGCCATCCTCCAGAACCCCGCAAACAGGGCAGCTCGCCAGGTGCACGCACACAACGCCCAGCagagggaaaaggctgCAGCTCGCCGTGAACGCGACACCAGGTCAAACGCCGCCCCAGAGTACAATGGGAAAGGCAAGAGGGTAATAAGGCGACTTGACAATGGTGTGTGCCCTTCTATGTGGTTAGTATATGGGTGGCGGCTGATAGGGCACCACTCGTACCAGCGGCCTTTGCCTCGAATCCGCATATCGTACGTCCAACAAAAACCGACTATGCTCCTCCAGTACCGCTTCAAGCACGTCCTTCGCGCCCATCGTTCCCGGCCGGCGCAATCCCACGCTCCACGCCCGTCCCTCCGGCTCTCGTCCCCGAACGAGACCCCTTTTCTCCAGACTCTCGTCAAGGCTCATTCTCCACTTCGTTGAAGGGAACCCGTGCTATGCTCCGCAAGCGAGGTAAACGGGCTGAAGGCCTAGTCACCAAGGCAGATGCCGAAATCAGAAAGTGGCTCGGCGGAGAGTGGGGTGATTTGAATGCACAGGAAGACGGGCAGTGGCGAGTCATTGATGAACGACTAGTCGACTATGCTTCCGAAGCGGGAGCTGCGTCTACTTCATCTGCCGCCCGAAGGCTTCCCACACATCGAGGCCTTGACATCTTGCCGGATCTCCCCATCGAGAATGGTCAAATTCCTGCCATCTTGGAAATCTCGCGCTCACCTGCGCACCTGACCTGGTGCCTTTCTGAAAGCTTTGACCGTCTCgtcatccatcttctttctcgcTATTACGAGCTTGCTTCGTGGAGTGAGTCGATGATCCTTCTCACTTCAATAAAATAATAATAGTAAAATGGTGTGCTGACAGAAGCGCAGGCCAAGACCTTGCAACAACCTCGGGCCAAATTCTTCGAGTCACTCACGTCGTTGTCCCTTCTATCGCACAGCCCAACCGCCATCCCATCGCTGGTCATAGTCTAGCCACTCCAGAAACCAGCGAAGTCTCTGGCCAATCGTCTTCCGAAAGCAACTATCATTCGAGCTATCACTCGCTTTCCGAGGGCGAGTCAAATGAATCGAGCGGATTCACAGAATCCGACAGCGACACTGCAACCGAAATGGGCGATGCAGAGATCGTCAGCTACTCTGTCGAGGGCGATACCACCATCACGCCCATACCAGAGATGTCCGACCTGTCCTTATCGGAAAACGAGAACGAATTGATAAGAACCTTTTCAACGACGTCTTCCCGATATGCGTCCTCGGAGGGCGGTTCCGACTTTGGCACTCTCGGCGATAGCTTGACGATCCCAAGGACGTCCGGTCATGAGAGTGAAGATAGCATGGCAGGCGGATGGGTAGATATGGACGACGAGTCTGACTTTGGGGATATACCCGGTTTTTCGCGTCTCAGAATTGATGCAATGTACGGCCGTATAAACCCAGGGGTGAGAGTATCGGcaagaggatgggaaagcAAACCCACGTTCTTCGAGTATTTGTATGGTGTATAGACGGTTAGACATGCATTTGATTTACGCGTCTGCATAATAATACCGGATATTATTAACAACATGATAGATCAAAATCCAagcgaaaaagaaaaaattaAAAAAGGGATCGAAATCAAAAGGTGTATCGATAGATGAAATCGTCGTTTGGCTGATGTGGTATACAATCAAACACATATCTGTTTAGCGTTCCGTTCGTAGATTGTTTTAAAGGTGCGTAATAGCCTTTCTGTCAAGAGGAGTTCCTACAGTCAAGATGGTAAGAAGCTGGACTTGCATTATCTACATCACGCTCATCACTTACCATCAGGGGCGATACCGTTCTTGGCAAGAATGCGGTTATGCCTGATCAACCTCGCCTGATCAAACGTGCACCTTTCAATCGCCCTATCCCCGAACATCAGTATCCACCCATATTCAAGATTTCCTCCACAACTCCACACCAATCCCCCGTACTCACATTATCCTCCTGACTTCCTCCACACCGGCCTCATCAAGCCCCAACCTCCCTTCACCACTTCCCTCCCCATTATTCGCCTCCAAATCAAAGTTTCCACTGCTCATACCCGCTTCCGCCTGGTCTGCGAAAGAGTATGATTCTAATGGAGTGTAATGCGATAATCGGTTGACGACTGTGTCTGGGAGAAAACGGGCGgcaagagggaagaggcgtGCGCGGTAGTAGATTAAGACTGGCGGGGGTTGAGAGGTGAGTATGCGTTGTATGCCTTGCAGTGAATGTGAAGCCACGAAGAAATAACGTACGGAATGCAACGACAAGGAACACGGAAAGGGCagagaggtggaagaacaTGGTGTATGGGTATATAAGATGGACAATGAAAGTCAATAACAAAGGGTCAAATGGAGAATGCAGACATCACATTTGATCTAATGCACAGCGGGCCGACGTCGTTGCGCGCGCAGCTTATTATATAATGTTCAGAGCCAAACATATAGCTTACGTAACACACtttggaaaaaaaagttcAAAAGCAGCTACCCGCAAAGAACAGGTCAAAACTCTTCGTCTATAAACAAAAAGTAACTCAATTTCCATCCGCCATGTCTGGCCTTTCACTCGCCCAACAGCTCAAGCAGCTCCATTCAAACAATGTATCTGTCCCAGATCCCGAAAGCGCCTACTCCAACCTCGACTCACACGATATCCAGCGAAAAGGCGATGAGGGACGAGAACATTATGTTGACGTGGGACCATCTAGACTGAGGATGGAGCTTGGAGGCACCGGTGGTGGGACTTTGACTGGACCAAAGTACGAAGGTGTGAAGActggaaggatgaagattttcgacgacgacgatgacgatgatgatgatagagAGGGAAATGGAAGTGAAGAGGGTAGCGATGgtgagggagatgaagatgaggatggggatgaagatgacgaagatgaagaggacgaagatgaggatgaagaggaaagtgatgaagacgagcaaggtgaggatgaagacgaagatgaggaagagcagcCCCAACCTCGAGCCAACGGCTCAAAGCAAGCGCTCGATCCCGTCGCTTCTCTCAGAAATTCTCGTCTTAAAGATGTTGAAAAGGGCCAAGCCATCCGAAAGCAAAAGGTGAGTCTAATGGCGAAAATCGGCTCGTTACAATCTAACGCATCTCCTAGGCTCTCTTTGAATCCCTCATCACCCTCCGTATCACGTTCCAGAAAGCCCTCACTGCTTCCAACACCGTCCCCCCCACCCTTCCCGAAGACCCGGAAAACGAACTTGCTTATAAAAAGgcttccatcctcaagaGTCTCGGTGAACTCAATGAACGTCTTTTTACTTTGAGAGAATCTATCAGTTTGCCGGGCGAATTAGGAGAGGACGTTTCGCTCGGCAAGAGAAAAAGGGCCGAGGGTGATGATGCTCAAGGGCAAGCATATTGGATAAAAGCTGCCAAGGAGTCATTGGGTATTGCGGACAGGTATGTATATCTGATTTTATAGCCGAACATGGCAACTAATACGTCCCAGATCCCATCCCCAACTCTTACCCATCCTCAATAAATGGTCTAGCAAAATTCAAGCGGCTTCCTTGCAGCTCGGCTCAAAACAAGCAGGTGGAAGCAAGTTCCTTCAACAGATGAAGAACGGTGCTGGCGGCGTTGTCGAAGCTATCGAATCTGGTATCAACAGCAAGGCAAGTTGTTTTTATATGTTCAACTTTTACCATTTTTGCTGACAACCACTATAGCGCGAGGCCGAAAAGACATTGATGGAGAGTGAAGAGACTGGATATCGAGCTCTGCTTCGTGAAGTTATCGAATCTCGATCTGGTTCTGGTCCTGCTGCCGACTTGACTCacttgagaagagaaaagaagaagaagcgagagGCTGAGCGTGGAGGTAGTAAAGGAAGGAAGCTTCGGTGAGTGGTCGTGGCTGCGAATCCAGTACAGCAATTGACTGATTTTTCATTAGTTATACTGTGCATGAGAAAGCGCAAAACTTTGTTGTCCCCATTCCCCTTTCTCATGGGTGGCACGAGGAGCAAGTGGATGAGCTGTTTTCAAGTCTGTTTGGTGGTGTAGGCATGAAGGGTGCAACAGCTGAAAAGACTGTGGGATTGGATGTCGGCACTGCTGATGAGGGACTGGCGGAGCTTGGTGGCTTAAGGGTATTCTAGATATgtagatgtggatgtgTACATCTCTGGACTGTGTATTGTATTTGATTATAAATCCATATTCAGGTACCCGACGGGACATCATCCAATCGTGACCAGAATCGAACCAAGACAAACTGCTTTACATTTACTACACTCAAGGTGCTGATAGCGGCGACTCGGGATCCCCAACCTGGGTTAAGCACCGATGGCTAAATGGGCAATTAGTTGGACAGATGAATAGCACCGCGGTCTCGCTCCTCACCAAATGACACAACATCTGTCATAAGCAAACAACCCTCCTTTTACTACGTTGCTAGTTGTGGCTTACGACGGGCGAGCAAGTGTACGAGGATTATACATTCTTCCAGCATAAGTAAACCAAAACTTTCCTGACTTCTAAATTATATCTTGAAACTTCCTGCGCCAATTTTTCAACTCTTATCggtcttttttcctctctttcttccacttcctgGAGGTGTGATTTTTTCCTTAtttgttcttcctcgtACCCAACCGAGACTTATTTGAAGCAGATGAGAACAGCGGAAGAGGCATCAATTTGAAGGACGCCGTTATCGAGAGTCTCCTCGCTGACTTCTCCAGTTGGTTTACCATCTTCAGTGTCGAAAAACTGACCAGCCCAAGTACTAAACCTTTGTCAGTGTCTGTTTCAGGCGttgcgagaagaagaaagagggaaacTTACAGTCCGTGCATTGCAGTGGTTTGAGGGACAAACAGCCTCTTGACGGTTGCGTTCCTTCCTTCAACGCCGACAAGGTTGAGCTCAAACTTGttccttccctcctgcgcgtcttcatcatcggtAGTGTAAACCTCGGTACTAGTGACCACCATTCGGACCAAATCGCCGTCTTCCCAAATACCATACGCCACCACGTTATCGTTTGGGGTGCTGATTTCCGCAACGTATGAGTTCCCGTTGGTACCAATTGCTTCGTTGACGATAAGAGCGGCATGGTAAGCGGGTAGAATGTGAGCTCGACTGGTCATATTGGTTCCATCGTCGTGATCAGCATCGGTAGCGACGGGCTGGAAGAAATTGTAGCGGAATCCGACACCGTGGTGGAAGTGCATACGCTCAACTCCCATAGAAGCCAGTTGAAGCATCCAGTCAATGGCCCAAATGGCCGCTTCGGCCGTGTTACTGGTACCAGGTTGACCGTGGCTGTTGTTCGTCAGTATCTGTATATTCCATAATCGTCCTAGACTTTACTCACTTGGCGTATGAATTACCTTCAGCCTACAACGATAATCAGTCAGGATCTCAATCTGAATGGTAGAAAGTTGTAAGAAAACTTACAAAGACGTATTGCAGACCCTCACTCTTGACAGCTTTTAGCCCATAGGTTCGAGTGGTAAGGTTTGCCCGCACAGTCCCCTTGTCCATCAAGCTGCCCGTAGGGGACAAAGGGTAACCGTCCGCGAAAGCGCCAGAGTAA
This Cryptococcus neoformans var. neoformans JEC21 chromosome 9 sequence DNA region includes the following protein-coding sequences:
- a CDS encoding specific RNA polymerase II transcription factor, putative, with the protein product MNDLSAASREKIRRGYRACLHCRSRKAKCDLGDIDAPSSPPCSRCKRESRECVFAPSRRGGNNKKRARTDSEDISREDEDPPRPLGRSTAEVTSGEEHSSQTFPYPQPPPQPRHPSVHNLLGHSPPPARYRQHFGHTSSSSQSSPQTSFSADHATPQTRPTLSNVQSHTATGYPDSPPSPRRRRTANPPLHAADPSSIVVADMRNESDALQILALASGQAANRDGEEERSDRHDGHSVPGTVDSTGMGGHQQQMRGAPSSPEKEMQLAKLAQFPLVKLGILSVEQTTRLVDMFFRCHHHFFPIIPSDGIPRTLEQLSVFAQNEKYLLATIIIISSRVENTPEMREIHERSWAVMRRWISKVQCLGEPPTIGLVESLLLLAENLPRTSREMMSDDSTETDAIEEPHGVENRQAWQMIGLAVRSAYEMGLDKLGLQLIPETERTLELERAKLVWVYCYLFDRHVSMRLGKGFWTRGGAVCFQGYSSSAQTGPAAALVNFPFLREIRPGDPHSDHPQDDLGSLVQAYLELTMMMSNAHDVLYPNAARTRSLVVYGEYFKYIDEMARSLDGFKILWRRKKWTLFPLTDTVWVMFYYIQLYICAFSFQAHVERATIRGEEEYKLLEQRHKEQGGTTKLAKPSLSLFPRGAAQSPDARYIFQMCDAARELIHICVDNLYPGGALPYLPSRFLLWFTYGAIVLLKAIYSGAMLRADHKRTLDLIDRLCTCFAQCSTDEEYPAVRYGKQLEALRNKLAGLSDVKSTQSPNGSQTVRLPRTQNRAPEVRVSPSQTSTSPNTVPPPQQFDPRPSTFQPARPHAMPNEHAVNTPTWQLPVLQQYTQPVTFPYPTTPVSFTTGPSTEMSAPYVAPPHQQPFMEFGVAQSSDGLNLGMNDHHNLGFTTLDDWFGFGTAGTAGGAGQGGNGVDDPMGLANVGLDLQDFWMNVGPGEAQGGFPFR
- a CDS encoding expressed protein; the protein is MADNAAAPAPLYLPAILQNPANRAARQVHAHNAQQREKAAARRERDTRSNAAPEYNGKGKRVIRRLDNAAFASNPHIVRPTKTDYAPPVPLQARPSRPSFPAGAIPRSTPVPPALVPERDPFSPDSRQGSFSTSLKGTRAMLRKRGKRAEGLVTKADAEIRKWLGGEWGDLNAQEDGQWRVIDERLVDYASEAGAASTSSAARRLPTHRGLDILPDLPIENGQIPAILEISRSPAHLTWCLSESFDRLVIHLLSRYYELASWSQDLATTSGQILRVTHVVVPSIAQPNRHPIAGHSLATPETSEVSGQSSSESNYHSSYHSLSEGESNESSGFTESDSDTATEMGDAEIVSYSVEGDTTITPIPEMSDLSLSENENELIRTFSTTSSRYASSEGGSDFGTLGDSLTIPRTSGHESEDSMAGGWVDMDDESDFGDIPGFSRLRIDAMYGRINPGVRVSARGWESKPTFFEYLYGV
- a CDS encoding transport-related protein, putative, whose protein sequence is MSGLSLAQQLKQLHSNNVSVPDPESAYSNLDSHDIQRKGDEGREHYVDVGPSRLRMELGGTGGGTLTGPKYEGVKTGRMKIFDDDDDDDDDREGNGSEEGSDGEGDEDEDGDEDDEDEEDEDEDEEESDEDEQGEDEDEDEEEQPQPRANGSKQALDPVASLRNSRLKDVEKGQAIRKQKALFESLITLRITFQKALTASNTVPPTLPEDPENELAYKKASILKSLGELNERLFTLRESISLPGELGEDVSLGKRKRAEGDDAQGQAYWIKAAKESLGIADRSHPQLLPILNKWSSKIQAASLQLGSKQAGGSKFLQQMKNGAGGVVEAIESGINSKREAEKTLMESEETGYRALLREVIESRSGSGPAADLTHLRREKKKKREAERGGSKGRKLRYTVHEKAQNFVVPIPLSHGWHEEQVDELFSSLFGGVGMKGATAEKTVGLDVGTADEGLAELGGLRVF